One region of Armigeres subalbatus isolate Guangzhou_Male chromosome 3, GZ_Asu_2, whole genome shotgun sequence genomic DNA includes:
- the LOC134221420 gene encoding uncharacterized protein LOC134221420, translated as MVLLLRIAENPRSVRRDISVVEKTKFESLKREHAKADNFDKLQCEIEDATTEEELPSVRDDYEKLFYTTKGLYTRWQEEKQPVRSLCSSTNGTYIGLKEAVRVLLETQRALLSRKAAASTTMEELAVQFRGMRADPIDTQLPSFSLPTFKGDRKQWASFKDIFISSVDKKSLTNALKLQLLMYHLEGEAKSLVSSYAITDVNYKEVWDTLVEQYDKPKFAVSSLVSTSDEVIRQLKALGPVDKPPLPSVESWIDNPTFQELLKFLKRKCDAFETCVAFGGKQMEHVKKEIYKEGRKGPAFKKEMSSFGIAQQLCPLCSSVDHAIYQCVTIKEASVKDRWELVQRARLCFNCLRPNHGVKSCPSKSSCRTPNCQQRHHTMLCLTSNPESSSNISTVEELPFTNVENDEGTKQVTSYLANVKTVASLVVGTLPTAIVRLRGKDGQLHAVRAMIDSGSQSSLISEHCVKVLGLRRENAKLVVSGIASGTSETTRGMVDLDLFSRFNDEPIIRTKAYVLSKLTINLPSRRIDSTRLQCLESLMLADPEFG; from the exons ATGGTCCTTTTGCTCCGGATAGCAGAGAATCCGCGATCGGTTCGCCGCGATATAAGCGTTGTTGAAAAAACGAAATTCGAGAGCCTGAAACGGGAACATGCAA AAGCTGATAATTTCGATAAACTTCAGTGCGAAATAGAAGACGCGACAACTGAGGAAGAATTGCCGTCGGTGCGTGATGATtacgaaaaattgttctacacaACCAAAGGACTGTATACTCGTTGGCAGGAAGAAAAGCAACCGGTACGGTCGTTGTGCAGTAGTACGAACGGGACATACATTGGACTAAAGGAAGCCGTTCGTGTGCTTTTGGAAACGCAAAGAGCTTTGCTATCCAGGAAAGCTGCAGCTTCAACTACCATGGAGGAGTTAGCTGTCCAGTTTCGCGGAATGCGTGCAGATCCCATTGATACACAACTACCGTCGTTTAGTCTTCCAACATTTAAAGGAGATAGAAAGCAATGGGCTTCGTTCAAGGACATCTTTATCAGCAGTGTGGATAAGAAAAGCCTTACGAATGCGCTCAAACTACAGCTTCTTATGTATCACTTGGAGGGAGAAGCAAAAAGCTTAGTGAGTAGTTATGCAATCACCGATGTCAATTACAAAGAAGTTTGGGACACTTTGGTCGAACAGTATGACAAGCCAAAATTCGCTGTGTCATCACTTGTATCAACCTCCGACGAGGTGATCCGCCAGCTCAAAGCCTTGGGTCCAGT tgACAAGCCGCCATtgccgagcgtggaaagctggatagataACCCAACCTTCCAGGAACTGCTCAAATTCCTCAAACGAAAATGTGATGCATTTGAAACCTGTGTTGCGTTCGGAGGAAAACAAATGGAACACGTCAAGAAGGAGATCTacaaggaaggaaggaaaggtCCCGCGTTTAAAAAGGAGATGAGTAGTTTTGGTATTGCCCAACAATTGTGTCCTTTGTGCTCTTCAGTTGATCATGCCATTTATCAGTGTGTCACTATCAAAGAAGCTTCAGTGAAGGACAGGTGGGAATTGGTACAACGCGCAAGGCTGTGCTTTAATTGTTTGCGTCCTAACCACGGTGTGAAATCATGTCCTTCCAAGTCTTCATGCCGTACGCCGAATTGCCAGCAAAGGCACCACACTATGCTATGCCTGACCAGTAATCCAGAGTCTTCTAGCAACATCTCAACCGTCGAAGAGCTACCATTCACCAATGTAGAAAATGATGAAGGTACCAAGCAAGTAACATCCTATTTAGCAAATGTCAAAACAGTTGCGTCTCTCGTCGTTGGAACACTACCGACTGCTATCGTTCGTCTAAGGGGAAAAGATGGCCAGCTACACGCAGTAAGAGCCATGATCGACAGTGGATCTCAATCATCGCTAATTTCGGAACATTGTGTTAAAGTGCTAGGGTTGAGAAGAGAGAATGCAAAACTTGTCGTATCGGGCATTGCTAGTGGGACATCGGAGACCACTAGAGGGATGGTTGACTTAGACCTGTTTTCTCGGTTCAACGACGAACCTATAATTCGAACGAAAGCATATGTGCTGAGCAAGCTGACCATCAACTTACCAAGCCGAAGGATTGATTCAACCCGACTACAGTGTCTGGAATCGTTAATGCTGGCTGATCCAGAGTTTGGATAG